From a region of the Zingiber officinale cultivar Zhangliang chromosome 4B, Zo_v1.1, whole genome shotgun sequence genome:
- the LOC121976231 gene encoding vesicle-associated membrane protein 714-like — translation MAILYAVVARKTLVLAEFSAVTGNVGAIARRILENLAPESDSRLCFSQDRYIFHVLRADAITFLCMANETFGRRIPFMYLEDIHMRFMRNYGKVAHSALAYSMNDEFSRVLHQQMEFFSSNPSSDTLNRVRGEVSEIHTIMVDNIEKILDRGDRLALLVDKTATMQDSAFHFKKQSRRLRQALWMKNAKLLAVLTFSIILLLYIIVAACCGGITLPSCRSK, via the exons ATGGCGATCCTATACGCGGTGGTGGCGAGGAAAACGCTGGTGCTGGCGGAGTTTTCCGCCGTCACCGGCAACGTCGGCGCCATCGCCCGCCGGATCCTCGAGAATCTGGCGCCGGAGTCCGATTCCAGGCTCTGCTTCTCCCAGGATCGCTACATATTTCACGTCCTCAGGGCTGATGCGATCACCTTCCTCTGCATGGCCAACGAAACGTTTGGGA GGAGGATTCCTTTTATGTATTTGGAGGATATTCACATGAGATTCATGAGAAACTATGGCAAAGTAGCTCATTCAGCGCTAGCTTATTCAATGAATGATGAATTTTCAAGGGTGCTACATCAGCAAATGGAATTCTTCTCTAGCAATCCAAGCTCTGACACACTTAACCGTGTCCGAGGTGAAGTTAGTGAG ATACACACTATAATGGTGGACAATATCGAGAAGATACTGGACAGGGGTGATCGCCTTGCACTTCTTGTGGACAAGACTGCTACCATGCAAGATAGCGCTTTCCATTTCAAGAAGCAATCCAGACGTCTGCGGCAAGCTCTATGGATGAAAAATGCCAAACTTTT AGCTGTGTTGACATTTTCAATCATTCTGTTGCTGTACATAATCGTAGCAGCTTGCTGCGGCGGCATCACTCTTCCATCATGCCGGTCAAAATAG